The Verrucomicrobium spinosum DSM 4136 = JCM 18804 genome includes a region encoding these proteins:
- a CDS encoding HAMP domain-containing protein: protein MKSAASTEPVGVSSHGDEYLIEILNSMLALRSGDFSKRLPSGWTGIQGKLADAFNEILGINERRVKETARIRRVVGKEGKLNQRLRVPGLIGEWAEEVDALNDLMDDLVRPTTEVTRTIGAVAKGDLSQSMALEADGRGLEGEFLHSAQLVNRMIDQLSVFTSEVTRVAREVGTEGKLGGQAQVKGVSGVWRDLTESVNQMAGNLTAQVRNIVDVTLAVANGDLSKKITVDVRGEILQLKEGINTMVEQLRSFASEVTRVAREVGTEGRLGGQAVVPGVAGTWKDLTDSVNAMASNLTAQVRNIAAVTTAVARGDLSRKITVDVKGEILELKETINTMVDQLNAFAAEVTRVAREVGTEGKLGGQAEVSGVAGTWKDLTDNVNFMANNLTAQVRNIADVATAIAFGDLSRKITVDVKGEILELKNTINTMVDRLNSFASEVSRVAREVGTEGELGGQAEVGGVAGTWKDLTDNVNSMASNLTAQVRNIADVATAVANGDLSKKITVDVKGEILELKNTINTMVDQLNGFASEVTRVAREVGTEGKLGGQAQARGVAGTWKDLTDNVNSMASNLTAQVRNIADVATAIARGDLSRKITVDVKGEILELKETMNTMVDQLNGFASEVTRVAREVGTEGKLGGQADVQGVAGTWKDLTDNVNSMANNLTAQVRNIAGVTTAVARGDLSRKITVDVKGEILELKDTINTMVDQLNAFASEVSRVAREVGTEGKLGGQAQVPGVAGTWKDLTDNVNSMASNLTAQVRNIAEVTIAVANGDLSKKITVDVRGEILELKETINTMVDQLNAFAAEVSRVAREVGTEGKLGGQAQVPGVAGTWKDLTDNVNSMASNLTAQVRNIADVATAIAKGDLSSKITVDVQGEILQLKETMNTMVDQLSAFASEVTRVAREVGTEGKLGGQAEVPGVAGTWKDLTDNVNSMASNLTGQVRNIAEVTIAVANGDLSRKITVDVRGEILQLKETINTMVEQLRSFASEVTRVAREVGTEGRLGVQAVVPGVAGTWKDLTDSVNAMGGNLTAQVRNIAEVTTAVARGDLSRKITVDVKGEILELKNTINTMVDQLNAFAAEVTRVAREVGTEGKLGGQARVPGVAGTWKDLTDSVNVMAANLTDQVRGIVKVVTAVADGNLRQKLTVQAKGEVAALAETINNMTDTLATFADQVTNVAREVGVEGRLGGQANVPGAAGTWKDLTGNVNLLAANLTTQVRAIAEVATAVTKGDLTRSIQVETRGEVAQLKDNINTMINNLRETTERNQEQDWLKTNVAKFTRMLQGQRDLFTVGQMLLSELAPLVSAHQGTIYQMTGDADRSLRLLAGFATPKGQSERLELGEGLVGQCALEQQHILLAEVPAHYSNVRSSLGQALPANIVVLPVLFEGETKAVIELASLHRFTAAHLNFLEQLTQSIGVVLNTIEATMRTEGLLQQSQQLTAELQSGQNELQQTNEELEQKAQELAEQNAEVERKNREIEQARRALEDKAAELALTSKYKSEFLANMSHELRTPLNSILILGQQLAENSAGNLSTRQVDFARNIHSAGSDLLNLINDILDLSKIESGTVSVEAEEITFATLRDSVERNFRHIAENKNLPFKLDFDPGLPRHFSTDPKRLQQIVKNLLSNAFKFTSQGSVNLKVGLASEGWSPDHPVLSRVPSVMSIAIKDTGIGIVPEKQRLIFEAFQQADAGTSRKYGGTGLGLAISRELATLLGGEIRLHSVAGEGSTFTLYLPLDYVGPAGRGEGEPRREMIKRATGPLSISSFRVQDEDQIVDDRDLVLPGDNVLLIVEDDVHYARVLLGLARDRGFKGLVATRGQQALALARQYQVTAITLDIFLPDMLGWTVLNNLKLDPTTRHIPVQIISLDEERRHGLSRGAFSYMVKPATTDDLEMAFDRIKIFSQPRMKRLLVVEDNEIERESIKELLGGRDIQIVTVGRGKEALGLLLDQHFDCAVLDLRLPDMSGFELLETIQKEPTLQEVPIVVYTGKDLSPDEEKQLRQVAKSVVLKDVQSPERLLDETALFLHRVMTDLPEAKQKMIGSLHESNEVLHGRKVLVVDDDARNIFALSILLENHDMEVLSVTNGRQAVKLIEENPDLSMVLMDIMMPEMDGYQTMREIRKNPEFRTLPIIALTAKAMKGDREKCLEAGASDYIAKPVNTEQLLSLLRVWLHR, encoded by the coding sequence ATGAAGTCCGCCGCCTCAACCGAGCCTGTTGGAGTCTCCAGCCACGGAGATGAGTACCTCATCGAAATTCTGAACTCCATGCTGGCCTTGCGCAGCGGAGACTTCTCAAAACGCCTGCCTTCAGGGTGGACAGGCATTCAGGGAAAACTGGCGGATGCGTTTAATGAGATCCTGGGAATCAACGAGCGACGGGTCAAGGAAACAGCCCGAATCCGTCGGGTGGTGGGGAAGGAGGGCAAACTCAATCAACGTTTGCGCGTGCCGGGTCTGATCGGGGAGTGGGCAGAGGAGGTGGATGCCCTCAATGACTTGATGGACGATCTGGTGCGTCCCACAACGGAGGTGACCCGCACCATTGGTGCCGTGGCCAAGGGCGACCTCAGCCAGTCCATGGCGCTGGAGGCCGACGGTCGGGGACTGGAGGGCGAGTTCCTGCACTCTGCCCAGCTGGTGAACCGCATGATCGATCAGCTCTCAGTTTTCACCTCAGAAGTGACGCGTGTGGCCCGAGAGGTGGGTACCGAGGGCAAGCTGGGTGGTCAGGCCCAGGTGAAGGGGGTGTCCGGGGTCTGGCGAGACCTCACGGAGAGTGTGAACCAGATGGCCGGCAACCTGACCGCCCAGGTGCGCAACATTGTGGATGTGACCCTGGCTGTGGCCAATGGGGACCTTTCTAAGAAAATTACCGTGGACGTACGTGGGGAAATTCTTCAGCTCAAGGAGGGGATCAACACGATGGTGGAGCAGCTTCGCTCCTTCGCCTCTGAGGTGACGCGAGTGGCCCGTGAAGTGGGAACCGAGGGCCGACTGGGTGGGCAGGCGGTGGTGCCCGGTGTGGCAGGCACCTGGAAGGATCTTACTGACTCCGTGAACGCCATGGCGTCCAACCTCACGGCGCAGGTTCGCAACATTGCCGCCGTGACCACTGCAGTGGCTCGTGGGGACCTTTCGCGCAAGATCACGGTGGACGTGAAGGGTGAGATCCTGGAGCTCAAAGAAACCATCAACACCATGGTGGACCAGCTCAACGCCTTTGCCGCCGAAGTGACGCGTGTGGCCCGCGAAGTGGGGACCGAGGGCAAGCTGGGCGGTCAGGCGGAGGTGAGCGGTGTGGCGGGCACATGGAAGGATCTGACGGACAACGTGAACTTCATGGCCAACAACCTGACGGCGCAGGTGCGCAACATTGCCGATGTGGCCACGGCCATCGCTTTCGGTGACCTTTCGCGCAAGATCACGGTGGACGTGAAGGGTGAGATCCTCGAACTCAAGAACACCATCAATACCATGGTGGACCGGCTCAACTCCTTTGCCTCGGAAGTGAGCCGCGTGGCCCGTGAAGTGGGCACGGAAGGGGAACTGGGCGGCCAGGCGGAAGTGGGAGGCGTGGCGGGCACGTGGAAGGATCTGACGGACAACGTGAACTCGATGGCCTCCAACCTGACGGCGCAGGTGCGTAACATTGCCGATGTGGCCACAGCCGTGGCCAACGGGGACCTTTCCAAGAAGATCACGGTGGACGTGAAAGGGGAGATCCTCGAACTCAAGAACACCATCAATACGATGGTGGACCAGCTCAACGGGTTCGCCTCGGAAGTGACACGTGTAGCCCGTGAGGTGGGTACGGAGGGGAAGCTGGGCGGTCAGGCCCAGGCGCGTGGCGTGGCTGGGACGTGGAAGGATCTGACGGACAACGTGAACTCCATGGCGTCCAACCTGACGGCGCAGGTGCGAAACATCGCGGATGTGGCCACCGCCATCGCCCGCGGGGATCTTTCCCGCAAGATCACGGTGGACGTGAAAGGGGAGATCCTGGAGCTGAAAGAGACCATGAACACGATGGTGGACCAGCTCAACGGGTTCGCCTCGGAAGTGACGCGTGTCGCCCGTGAGGTGGGCACGGAAGGGAAGCTGGGCGGCCAGGCTGACGTGCAGGGGGTGGCGGGGACGTGGAAGGATCTTACGGACAACGTGAACTCCATGGCCAACAACCTGACGGCCCAGGTGCGTAACATCGCCGGTGTGACCACTGCGGTGGCCCGTGGGGACCTTTCCCGGAAGATCACGGTGGACGTGAAGGGTGAGATCCTCGAACTCAAGGACACCATCAACACCATGGTGGACCAGCTCAATGCCTTTGCCTCTGAGGTGAGCCGCGTGGCCCGTGAGGTGGGTACGGAAGGGAAGCTGGGCGGCCAGGCCCAGGTGCCAGGCGTGGCCGGGACATGGAAGGACCTGACGGACAACGTGAACTCGATGGCGTCCAACCTGACGGCCCAGGTGCGCAACATTGCCGAGGTGACCATCGCCGTGGCCAACGGGGACCTTTCCAAGAAGATCACGGTGGATGTGCGGGGTGAGATCCTCGAACTCAAGGAAACCATCAACACGATGGTGGATCAGCTCAACGCCTTCGCCGCCGAGGTGAGCCGTGTGGCCCGCGAGGTGGGCACAGAAGGGAAGCTGGGCGGCCAGGCGCAGGTGCCCGGGGTGGCCGGGACATGGAAGGATCTGACGGACAACGTGAACTCGATGGCGTCCAACCTGACGGCCCAGGTGCGCAACATTGCCGACGTGGCCACGGCCATCGCAAAGGGGGACCTTTCCAGCAAGATCACGGTGGATGTGCAAGGGGAGATCCTCCAGCTCAAGGAAACCATGAACACGATGGTGGACCAGTTGAGCGCTTTCGCTTCGGAAGTGACCCGAGTGGCGCGTGAAGTGGGCACGGAAGGGAAGCTGGGCGGCCAGGCTGAAGTGCCCGGGGTGGCCGGTACATGGAAGGATCTGACGGACAACGTGAACTCCATGGCCTCCAACCTCACTGGCCAGGTGCGCAACATTGCCGAGGTGACCATCGCTGTGGCCAACGGAGACCTCTCCCGCAAGATCACCGTGGACGTGCGTGGAGAGATCCTCCAGCTCAAGGAAACCATCAACACCATGGTGGAGCAGCTCCGCTCCTTTGCCTCGGAAGTGACGCGTGTGGCCCGTGAGGTGGGCACGGAAGGGCGGCTGGGCGTACAGGCCGTGGTGCCGGGCGTGGCGGGGACGTGGAAGGACTTGACCGACTCCGTGAACGCCATGGGTGGCAACCTGACGGCGCAGGTGCGCAACATTGCGGAAGTGACCACGGCGGTGGCGCGCGGAGACCTTTCCCGGAAGATCACGGTGGACGTGAAGGGTGAGATCCTCGAACTCAAGAACACCATCAACACGATGGTGGACCAGCTCAACGCCTTTGCCGCAGAAGTGACGCGCGTGGCCCGTGAAGTGGGTACGGAGGGGAAGCTGGGCGGCCAGGCCCGCGTGCCGGGTGTGGCGGGTACTTGGAAGGACCTGACCGACTCCGTGAACGTGATGGCGGCAAACCTGACCGACCAGGTGCGCGGGATTGTGAAAGTGGTGACGGCAGTGGCTGATGGCAACCTGCGCCAGAAGCTGACGGTGCAGGCCAAAGGGGAAGTGGCCGCGCTGGCGGAGACGATCAACAATATGACGGACACCCTCGCCACCTTTGCCGATCAGGTGACCAACGTGGCCCGTGAAGTGGGGGTGGAAGGCCGGTTGGGCGGTCAGGCCAACGTGCCGGGTGCGGCCGGGACGTGGAAGGATCTTACCGGCAACGTGAACCTGCTGGCGGCGAACTTGACCACCCAGGTCCGGGCCATCGCCGAGGTGGCGACGGCTGTGACCAAAGGGGACCTCACCCGCTCCATCCAGGTGGAGACGCGCGGCGAGGTGGCCCAGCTCAAGGACAACATCAACACGATGATCAACAACCTGCGCGAGACCACCGAGCGCAACCAGGAGCAGGACTGGCTGAAGACCAACGTGGCCAAGTTCACCCGCATGCTTCAAGGCCAGCGGGATCTCTTCACGGTGGGCCAGATGCTGCTTTCTGAGCTCGCTCCGCTTGTTTCCGCGCACCAGGGGACCATTTACCAGATGACCGGGGATGCGGACCGCTCCCTCCGCCTGCTGGCAGGCTTTGCCACGCCCAAGGGGCAAAGTGAGCGGCTCGAACTGGGCGAGGGGCTGGTGGGCCAGTGCGCTCTGGAGCAGCAGCACATCCTGCTCGCGGAAGTGCCGGCGCATTATTCGAATGTGCGTTCCAGCCTCGGGCAGGCTCTTCCGGCCAACATTGTGGTGCTGCCCGTGTTGTTTGAGGGGGAGACGAAAGCTGTGATTGAACTGGCGTCTCTGCACCGCTTCACCGCAGCGCATCTGAACTTCCTCGAGCAGCTCACCCAGTCCATCGGGGTGGTGTTGAACACGATCGAGGCCACCATGCGCACCGAGGGGCTCCTCCAGCAGAGCCAGCAGCTCACCGCTGAACTCCAGTCTGGCCAGAACGAACTCCAGCAGACAAATGAAGAACTGGAGCAGAAGGCACAGGAATTGGCGGAGCAGAATGCCGAAGTAGAGCGCAAGAACCGCGAGATCGAGCAGGCCCGACGCGCACTGGAGGACAAGGCCGCCGAGCTGGCCCTTACTTCCAAGTACAAGTCCGAGTTCCTGGCCAACATGTCCCACGAGTTGCGCACGCCGCTCAACTCCATTCTCATCCTCGGGCAGCAACTCGCCGAGAACAGTGCAGGCAATCTCAGCACCCGGCAGGTGGATTTTGCCCGCAACATCCACTCTGCAGGCTCGGATCTGCTCAACCTCATCAACGACATCCTGGACCTCTCCAAGATCGAATCGGGGACAGTCTCGGTGGAAGCTGAGGAAATTACTTTTGCCACCCTGCGGGATTCCGTGGAGCGCAACTTCCGCCACATCGCTGAGAACAAGAACCTGCCCTTCAAGCTGGACTTTGATCCGGGGCTGCCCCGCCACTTCAGCACGGACCCCAAACGTCTCCAGCAGATCGTGAAGAACCTGCTCTCCAACGCGTTCAAGTTCACCTCCCAGGGGAGTGTGAATCTGAAGGTGGGGCTCGCTTCGGAGGGGTGGAGCCCGGATCATCCGGTGCTCAGTCGGGTGCCGAGTGTCATGAGCATCGCGATCAAGGACACGGGCATTGGCATCGTTCCCGAGAAGCAGCGCCTCATTTTCGAGGCCTTCCAGCAGGCGGATGCGGGCACCTCCCGCAAGTACGGCGGCACCGGGCTGGGCCTGGCCATCTCCCGTGAGCTCGCCACCCTGCTGGGCGGCGAGATCCGCCTCCACAGCGTGGCAGGAGAGGGCAGCACCTTCACCCTCTATCTGCCTCTGGACTACGTGGGTCCCGCGGGGCGTGGTGAGGGCGAGCCCAGAAGGGAGATGATCAAGCGTGCCACCGGTCCGTTGAGCATTTCCTCATTCCGAGTGCAGGATGAAGACCAGATTGTGGATGATCGGGACCTCGTTCTGCCAGGGGACAACGTCTTGCTCATTGTCGAGGACGATGTGCATTATGCGCGGGTCCTGCTGGGACTGGCCCGGGACAGGGGCTTCAAGGGACTGGTGGCCACGCGTGGCCAGCAGGCACTCGCACTGGCCCGGCAGTACCAGGTCACTGCCATCACGCTGGACATCTTCCTTCCAGACATGCTGGGATGGACGGTGCTGAACAATCTCAAGCTCGATCCCACCACCCGGCACATCCCGGTGCAGATTATTTCCTTGGATGAAGAACGGCGTCACGGGCTCTCCCGTGGAGCCTTCTCCTACATGGTGAAGCCGGCCACCACGGATGATCTTGAGATGGCCTTTGACCGCATCAAGATCTTCTCCCAGCCCCGGATGAAGCGGCTGCTTGTGGTGGAGGACAACGAGATAGAGCGCGAAAGCATCAAGGAGCTGCTTGGGGGCAGAGACATCCAGATCGTCACCGTGGGGCGTGGCAAGGAGGCCCTGGGCCTCCTGCTGGACCAGCACTTCGACTGTGCGGTGCTGGATCTCCGGCTGCCGGACATGAGCGGATTCGAACTGCTCGAGACCATTCAGAAGGAGCCCACCCTGCAGGAGGTTCCCATCGTAGTCTATACGGGCAAGGATCTCTCTCCGGACGAGGAAAAACAGCTGCGTCAGGTGGCCAAGAGCGTGGTGTTGAAGGATGTGCAGTCTCCGGAGCGTTTGCTGGATGAGACAGCTCTCTTCCTCCATCGTGTGATGACTGACCTGCCTGAGGCAAAACAGAAGATGATCGGCAGCCTGCATGAGTCCAATGAGGTGTTGCACGGTCGGAAGGTGCTG
- a CDS encoding DUF5985 family protein, translated as MVETVYILCSLSAFACAILLFRGYRETRLPLLLWSALCFTLLAATNVVLILDMIVYPSRDLSLQRNLLTGAAMAVQLYGLIFNSRSS; from the coding sequence ATGGTGGAGACCGTTTACATCCTCTGCTCGCTGTCGGCTTTTGCCTGCGCCATCCTTCTCTTCCGCGGCTACCGGGAGACCCGCCTCCCTCTGTTGTTATGGAGTGCGCTTTGCTTCACTCTTCTGGCCGCGACGAACGTGGTGCTCATCCTGGACATGATCGTGTACCCCTCCAGAGACCTTTCTCTGCAACGGAACCTCCTGACTGGTGCGGCCATGGCCGTGCAACTCTACGGACTGATCTTCAATTCCCGCTCTTCGTAG
- a CDS encoding DUF5985 family protein → MSEAFLSGMIAAASLTIAAFFWRFWQRTRDRLFLYFCTAFVLMMLERIMRTLLHLDDEMAPLVYAVRLASYLAIIAGIIDKNRRLR, encoded by the coding sequence ATGTCCGAAGCTTTTCTTTCAGGAATGATTGCGGCCGCCAGCCTGACCATCGCTGCGTTCTTCTGGCGTTTCTGGCAACGCACAAGAGACCGGCTCTTTCTGTACTTCTGCACCGCCTTCGTGCTCATGATGTTGGAGCGCATCATGCGCACCCTGCTGCATCTGGACGATGAGATGGCCCCGCTGGTGTACGCTGTAAGGCTTGCCTCCTACCTCGCCATCATCGCTGGCATCATCGACAAGAACCGGCGGTTGAGGTGA
- a CDS encoding IS1634-like element ISVsp1 family transposase: MFLRSTKRLKDGKEHLYWSIVENRRISSRQVVQRHVLYLGELNGRQEASWRKTVELFGKDQSAPQQVALFAEDHAPEQVGVDELPIVRLRLAAMRLERPRQWGACWLACLLWEQLLLADFWRPRLPPSREGTRWDLVLQTLVLYRLIEPGSEWRLHRHWFDQTAIADLLGADFALAEIHRLYECHDKILAHKRALFDHLTERWRDLFGARYEVLLYDLTSTYFESNPPDNPTGLRRFGYSRDKRSDCVQVVIALIVTPEGFPLAYEVLPGNTTDKSTLKSFLARIEDQYGKAQRIWVMDRGIPTEETLEQMRQSTPPVSYLVGTPKGRLSKLEESLARQPWQQARPQVRVKLLPHEGETYVLAQSQDRVAKERSMRRRRLRKYLDALEGLRKRKRPLHRDAMYEALGAAKKEAGRDARFVKVSVQLQPATGKDQSKSKSKGKGRQRATLSWELDRKLLREGWRREGRYLLRTNLTETDPAKLWEYYLQLVEVEQAFKELKHDLGIRPVHHQLDHRIEAHLFVSFLAYCLQVTLKARLRLTASGLTPRSVLEKFATVQMLDVHLPTTDGREVVMSRHTQPSKDLQLLLDQLKITLPEQAPPKITG; the protein is encoded by the coding sequence ATGTTCCTGCGTTCCACCAAACGGCTCAAGGATGGCAAAGAGCACCTCTACTGGAGCATCGTCGAAAACCGGCGGATCAGTTCCCGGCAGGTGGTCCAGCGGCACGTCCTTTATCTGGGTGAACTCAATGGTCGTCAGGAAGCCTCCTGGCGCAAGACGGTTGAACTCTTCGGCAAAGACCAGAGCGCTCCTCAACAGGTGGCCCTCTTTGCCGAAGATCATGCTCCCGAGCAGGTCGGTGTTGATGAGTTGCCCATTGTGCGTCTGCGCCTTGCGGCCATGCGGCTGGAACGGCCCCGGCAATGGGGGGCCTGCTGGCTGGCCTGCCTGCTCTGGGAGCAGTTGCTCCTGGCTGACTTCTGGCGACCACGTCTGCCGCCCAGTCGTGAGGGCACCCGCTGGGATCTGGTGCTCCAGACCCTGGTGCTCTACCGGCTCATCGAACCGGGCAGCGAATGGCGGCTGCACCGCCACTGGTTTGACCAGACGGCCATTGCCGACCTGCTGGGCGCGGACTTCGCCCTGGCCGAGATCCACCGTCTCTACGAATGCCATGACAAGATCCTGGCCCACAAGCGTGCCTTGTTTGATCATCTCACCGAGCGCTGGCGCGACCTGTTTGGAGCCCGTTATGAGGTGCTGCTGTATGATCTGACCAGCACCTACTTTGAAAGCAACCCGCCGGACAACCCCACCGGTCTGCGCCGCTTTGGTTACAGCCGCGACAAGCGCAGCGACTGCGTGCAGGTGGTCATTGCCCTCATCGTCACCCCCGAAGGCTTCCCGCTGGCCTATGAGGTGCTGCCGGGCAACACCACCGACAAGAGCACCCTCAAGAGCTTCCTGGCCAGGATCGAAGACCAGTACGGCAAGGCCCAACGCATCTGGGTCATGGACCGGGGCATCCCGACTGAAGAGACCCTTGAACAGATGCGGCAGAGCACTCCGCCGGTGAGCTATCTGGTGGGCACGCCCAAAGGACGCTTGAGCAAGCTGGAGGAGTCACTGGCCCGGCAACCCTGGCAGCAGGCCCGCCCCCAGGTGCGCGTCAAACTGCTGCCGCATGAAGGGGAGACTTATGTACTGGCCCAAAGCCAGGACCGTGTGGCCAAGGAACGCTCGATGCGTCGGCGCCGGCTGCGCAAGTATCTGGATGCCCTGGAAGGGTTGCGCAAGCGCAAGCGCCCCCTGCACCGTGATGCGATGTACGAAGCGTTGGGTGCCGCCAAAAAGGAGGCGGGGCGGGATGCGCGCTTTGTCAAGGTCAGCGTGCAGTTGCAGCCAGCAACAGGCAAAGACCAGAGCAAGAGCAAGAGCAAGGGCAAGGGCCGGCAGCGGGCGACTCTGAGCTGGGAGCTGGACCGCAAGCTGTTGCGTGAAGGATGGCGGCGGGAGGGGCGTTACCTGCTGCGCACCAATTTGACGGAGACCGATCCCGCGAAGCTCTGGGAGTATTACCTGCAACTGGTGGAGGTGGAGCAGGCGTTCAAGGAGCTCAAACACGATCTGGGGATCCGGCCGGTGCACCACCAGTTGGACCATCGCATTGAAGCGCACCTCTTCGTGTCGTTCCTGGCGTACTGCCTGCAGGTGACGCTCAAGGCGCGCTTGAGGCTGACGGCCAGCGGGCTGACACCGCGAAGTGTGCTGGAGAAGTTCGCGACGGTGCAGATGCTCGATGTGCATCTGCCCACAACTGATGGAAGGGAGGTGGTGATGAGCCGCCACACGCAGCCTTCAAAGGATCTGCAACTGCTGCTGGACCAGCTCAAGATCACGCTGCCTGAACAGGCCCCGCCCAAAATCACTGGTTGA
- a CDS encoding GNAT family N-acetyltransferase produces the protein MMIEIRRANTSDATGIAEIQVAGWQAAYRGIVPDEVLDGLDVASRIPLWQRFSLDAKGDLYVADLEGGVAGFCHLIPSRDPGATGTAEIAAIYVNPLAWRTGIGRKLCTTALHSAVERSYLRVTLWVLSGNHLGRRFYEAIGFEHDGAVKHEVMNGTRMEEMRYQITLPAPSTGHLATDRESSFLVQASFEKKG, from the coding sequence ATGATGATCGAGATCCGACGGGCGAACACATCCGATGCGACAGGCATCGCCGAAATCCAGGTCGCAGGCTGGCAGGCCGCCTATCGCGGGATTGTTCCCGACGAGGTCCTCGACGGACTCGATGTGGCCAGTCGCATTCCTCTCTGGCAACGATTCTCACTCGATGCGAAAGGGGACCTCTATGTCGCCGATCTTGAGGGCGGCGTCGCGGGCTTTTGTCACCTCATCCCGTCGCGTGATCCTGGTGCCACGGGCACGGCAGAGATTGCCGCCATCTACGTGAACCCTTTAGCTTGGAGAACGGGGATAGGGCGCAAACTGTGCACGACGGCCCTCCACTCGGCCGTAGAGCGCAGCTATTTACGGGTGACGCTTTGGGTGTTGTCGGGAAACCATCTTGGGCGGCGTTTCTACGAAGCGATCGGCTTTGAACACGATGGTGCCGTGAAGCACGAAGTGATGAATGGGACCAGAATGGAAGAGATGCGCTACCAGATAACGTTGCCAGCACCATCCACCGGACATCTTGCAACCGATCGTGAGTCCAGCTTTTTGGTGCAAGCTTCATTCGAGAAAAAGGGTTGA
- a CDS encoding PQQ-dependent sugar dehydrogenase yields the protein MKTLPLAALALGLTAPFALSAEVQPAQPGGKLPGNPAIQLVKVADGLVDPVHVASPKDGTGRLFVCERHGIIRIVNKDGKLLDKPFLDIRDKTISSFLEVGLYAIEFHPKFKENGIFYISYADLWFNSSTLITQYKVSAKNPDRADLDSAKVIMQIDFPYPNHHGGKIAFGPDGYLYVGVGDGGWEGDVLDAGQDKSTLHGKMLRIDLSNTSPDRAYSIPKDNPFLTPLQQMTLFGISEKQFSQIKPKARPEIWAYGLRNPWTFSFDRETGDLYIADVGQNHWEEINFQPAASKGGENYGWSFMGGSHTFPIEDEATNPRVGILPVAEYSHVDQGICVTGIGVYRGKKYPSLNGIYFVSDWGSGKIWGMKRDDADKWQMQELLDLDTPLRPTSGGEDEDGNLYITHATANYGGPVDPTVSERGALWKIVAADDVPKGASLAPLQKK from the coding sequence ATGAAAACGCTTCCTCTTGCAGCGCTTGCGCTGGGGCTCACAGCCCCGTTCGCCCTTTCCGCAGAAGTCCAACCGGCGCAACCCGGCGGCAAACTTCCCGGTAATCCCGCCATTCAGCTGGTCAAAGTTGCTGACGGACTCGTAGATCCGGTCCATGTGGCCTCCCCCAAGGACGGCACGGGCCGCCTCTTTGTGTGTGAGCGTCATGGCATCATCCGCATCGTCAACAAGGACGGCAAGCTGCTCGACAAGCCTTTCCTGGACATCCGGGACAAGACCATTAGTTCCTTCCTGGAAGTGGGGTTGTATGCCATTGAGTTTCACCCCAAGTTCAAGGAGAATGGCATTTTTTACATCTCGTATGCCGACCTCTGGTTCAACAGCTCCACGCTGATCACCCAGTACAAGGTCTCTGCCAAGAATCCAGACCGCGCCGATCTGGATAGTGCGAAGGTCATCATGCAGATTGACTTCCCCTACCCCAACCACCACGGTGGCAAGATTGCTTTCGGACCGGATGGCTACCTGTATGTTGGTGTCGGCGATGGCGGATGGGAAGGCGACGTTCTGGACGCGGGGCAGGACAAGAGCACGCTACATGGCAAGATGTTGCGGATTGACCTGTCGAACACCTCACCTGATCGCGCGTACTCGATCCCGAAGGACAACCCCTTCCTGACTCCGCTCCAGCAGATGACTCTGTTCGGCATCTCAGAGAAGCAATTCTCCCAGATCAAACCGAAAGCCCGCCCCGAGATCTGGGCCTATGGCTTGCGGAATCCGTGGACGTTTTCCTTTGACCGCGAAACGGGAGACCTCTACATCGCCGATGTGGGGCAGAACCACTGGGAGGAAATCAACTTCCAGCCCGCCGCGAGCAAGGGGGGTGAAAACTACGGCTGGAGCTTCATGGGCGGCAGTCACACCTTCCCCATTGAAGATGAAGCGACCAACCCTCGCGTGGGCATCCTGCCCGTGGCAGAGTACAGCCATGTGGACCAGGGCATCTGCGTCACCGGCATCGGCGTGTATCGTGGCAAGAAGTATCCCAGCCTGAATGGTATCTACTTTGTCTCCGACTGGGGCAGCGGGAAGATCTGGGGCATGAAACGGGATGATGCCGACAAGTGGCAGATGCAGGAGCTCCTGGATCTGGACACGCCCCTGCGCCCCACCAGTGGTGGGGAAGATGAAGACGGAAATCTCTACATCACCCATGCCACGGCCAACTATGGCGGCCCGGTGGATCCCACGGTGAGCGAGCGTGGAGCGCTTTGGAAAATTGTGGCGGCGGATGATGTGCCCAAGGGTGCCAGCCTGGCTCCGCTACAGAAGAAATAA